In the genome of Hevea brasiliensis isolate MT/VB/25A 57/8 chromosome 14, ASM3005281v1, whole genome shotgun sequence, the window caACTCTAATTTgtgttttcaaaattttatttttaattaaaaataaaataaataaataataaaattattttctcttaAATTTTCCTTTGATTCTTATTTTACTTTCCTCCAAACACagtataaatatctaaaagagaaagTCAAAAGAACATGTACTTTTTGTCGCCGTGGCAATCAGCTTACTTTAAGATCTTTCTTCCAATCCAAGCACAGCATAAGATATTTTCCCATGACTCGTTTCCCACTCTCACTCATTAGCGCGTGATAACCAAGTACTCCCTCTTGcaaatttttttattagaaataaaaaataatctcaatgtcattgttcccactaaattatttatattttcaaaaaaatgCACTAAAAGCTATAAaagatttataaaatttttattttgtggtgatatttattttaatatttttaatttacaactacaatTTGACTTtcctatttaattattaaattcaaattttagttttatactgttttaaaaaatttaaatttgtattcTTCCCAAAAGCTTTTAACTTATATCAAATTTAatcttatgaaataaaatattcctttcttttttaaaatcaaaatataaaaaaagaaaaatttagctGTAACGTGCAAAACACTCTCTCTAGTTCGCGTAGGCTCCCATAGCAGCAACTTTAGTCTATGAGGCAGAGACCTTGTAACCGGCCGCTTCATCTTCCTTCTCTCTCTCGCTCAACACGAAGCAACTCAATGTCGAATCAAAAGCACTCCTAATTACCGCATGACCTCTCTCTCGCTCGCCGCCGCCTCCACCGCCTAATCCACCATGGACGACACGTCCAATCCCAAAGCTATCAAGCGCCGCCACAAACACACCAGTGACGTCGACGACGATGAAGGAGACCCTGAGGTCTGGGCAACATTCAACTCCACTTTCCGGCAAGTCCAATCGGTACTTGATAGGAACAGAAATTTGATCCAACAAGTGAACGAGAATCACCAGTCTAGAGTCCCCGACAACATGGTCAAAAACGTTGCGTTGATTCAGGAACTTAATGGTAATATCTCCAAAGTCGTCTCGCTTTACTCCGATTTGTCCTCCAGTTTCTCTACTTCTTATCAGCAGCGTAACGGTGAAGGCTCCGGTAACAGTAACAGTAGTGGA includes:
- the LOC110660128 gene encoding protein EARLY FLOWERING 4, with the protein product MDDTSNPKAIKRRHKHTSDVDDDEGDPEVWATFNSTFRQVQSVLDRNRNLIQQVNENHQSRVPDNMVKNVALIQELNGNISKVVSLYSDLSSSFSTSYQQRNGEGSGNSNSSGRS